The Scleropages formosus chromosome 3, fSclFor1.1, whole genome shotgun sequence genome contains the following window.
TTAACGTTCGTCGGGTAGTGTGATTGAAAAGGGCGAAAGCCCTGGTTTACTGCTTTCAAAACACCGTAAAATATTCTCTCTTCTCAATTTTCGCAGCGCTTGATGCGAAACTCACTGCCACAAACACACCATGCATGGTGAACGCTTGAGCCAACAATCAACTTCCGGTGAGGTCAATGAGAAGTCTATGGCCGACTCCGgtagcaacaacaacaacaacaacaacaacaacaaggacAACGACAACGACAGAACGCTGCTGTCGTGATGGCGGACGCGTACGCGAAGGAAGCGGCCGCTGTGGACGGCAGGGAAGCGGGAGAGCAGATCGCGGCCATTTTTAGGCGCTGCAGGGGCCGTCCGCGACTCACGGACACGGACCGAGCCAAGAGGCGGCTGGAGTCGCGCAAGAAGTACGACGTGAGGCGCGTGTACCTGGGCGAGTCGCACAAGGTGTGGAGCGAGCTGCGGCGGCGGAGCGGCCTGAGCGACGCAGGACTCGCGGAGTACCTCATCCTGCTGGACGCCACCTACGGAGAGGCGTTCCAGCACAGgcacaagcagcagcagcagggacacGGGTGCGTTCGCGAGAGCGTCACGTGGCGCTCATGATGAGATGACACGTGCGGCCGGCTGCGCTCGAACGgagctgccagcagggggcgtagtggctagagAGTGCTCCGAGCAGCCGCCGTGCCGTCTCACGGTTGCTGCTCCAAATGACACTCCTGCAGTCTAGCGTAGTTACCCCAGATTGCGGTACTAGAGCTGAACTAGCACGGTAacgtaccttgctgaataagTGCAGTGTGTAATCACCGTGAGCGACTGAAGCCGTAGCTGCGCCACCGTGCGCGTCATCGTGGACTGCTGTGGAAAGGCTAAAGAATATAGCACTTATTTCCAGTCTGAGTGTTGCAACCCCTTCCTCGTACTGCAGCCTCTCTCTCATTCGTTCTCAGCGACAGCTTGTCCGGGCTGTGGCTGTGCCAGTGCTGGATGGAGAAGGTGTTCTTCCTAGACCGCCACTAGACCATCGCGGCTCGCTCGCACAAACGCGCGGTGGCCGAGGGTAATTTAAAGCCACCGGTCCACCTGAAATgcgtctttgggctgtgggaggaaaccagagcaccaggtgGAAACCCACTGAAACACGTGCAAGCACCACACAGCCTgggctggattcgaacctatgtccAAAGCCACTGTTTATAAGGCATTAGTGATGCTCGCTGTGGTGCCCGTGCCAccctttacattgttttttttttttttaatatctggtgattcattaaaaaaaaaaaagagagggttACAGGAGAATGTATTTGCTAAGGCTACGGGTTCAGGTGTCAGGAAAGACCCTTCTGTGGCTCTTTTCGTTTCTCGAACGTCTGTAATATTCCTAAGCTGTCACGTTAAATAAATCTTAAGCGGCTGTGTGATGTCAGTGAAATGTGTGATCGGACTTCGGACACCCTTAATCTGTTCTTGATGTctccttttcatgtttttttaggAAGAAGCCCAGTTCAGAATTATGTGTCAAACAGAAAAGTGAGTGGAAAGGCCTCTTCCTTACCTCATAGTAGGAGTGAATGCAAAAGGCTGTTGTGGACTTGCTGAAGATCTGTTCTTGGAGACTGTTAAATTTGGTCGGAAAAGTAAGGTTAAACGCTGGCCCGTGTGACGGTTAGTGGAGCGaacctgctgccactgctctctgcgagtgggggaaaaaagccttGGCTTGTTGTCCGTGTTGAGAAGGATCagctttgttttcctctgtctCCTCGTACAAAACGCGTTTACCCATGAGCTCTGCGTTCACTGAGCCTCACCGCTCTGCCGTAGGGAAGAGACACGAGGTGACCGGCCTCCGGAGCCTGGTGGACTGGTACAAGGACCACGGGCAGACTTGTCCTCATGAGCCGCAGCTGCAGGCCCCAGAGTTGGCACTTGGCCTCCCTACCTCTGTGCTCTGGCGCTGCCACGCGGGCCACACCTTCGTGCAGCACCTCTCCGTGCCGGCAGAAGCTGCCTATGAGTCGGACGCTGAAGGGGAGCTTGGCGGCAGCGGCGAGAACGCGGCGTGCGCCGAGGTGCCGGGAGGCGCCGTgagcaggacgaggaggaagagaggagcGGAGATTTCCAGGCAGTGCTACGGTACGAAGACCTTGGCactttttgtctctctttagTTTTGGTCCTTAAGGAACAATTTGGTTATTCATTAATGGATTGTTTCCAGTGAGGAACAAGGGTCGTAATCCCTGGATTTACGACATTTAATGCTATGTTGCTTTCCCGCCGCGCGCCTTATTTCTGCACTGTCACGTTGCGCTTTTATGCGGCGTGTTCGTAAAAGCACGAAGAAACTTGTGTCGAGTTGTCAGCGGTTTTCTCGCCGTCGCTCTTTTGACAGATGTGGGGGAGGACCTGGAGGAGACCAGGCTGGGGGACGCTGATGTGGCTTTGAATCACGTGGAGAAGGCTGCCGCTCTCGGGCAAGTTCCTGGGTCCCCCGTTTGCCAGAGGGACGCTACGTCGGGCCACTCCGCAGAAGACCAGGCTCTCTGGGAAATGGAGGTGGTCTTGCAGGGGGACAAAGGACAAGGTCACGGAACGGAAAGCGAGGGGCCGTGCTTGGCAGCGCTGGGTGGAAACATGGACGCGGCGGTGTCCGGGGGGGGACCGAAAGGCAGAGAGGGGGGCGAAGGCTTTGAATGCGCTGTGGTGACGGCTGCCGTTATGGACCGGCTGGACAAAAACGGAGACGCCTCTGTGGTAGCGGACAGTATGGCCCGTGGTGGCAGTCCTCAGCCCCGCCCCCCACACGCTCCGCCGCCGATGCAAGTTTCAGGCCAAGGGGAGCTGTACGAATCTCAGACTCTTCAGACCGTTGTCGCCAGTTGCCAGATACCAAATGGAAGAGGGGCTTTGGAAGGATCGCAGGCGAGTCCACTGTCCTGTTTTCCACTTGCACTCGTAGAAATGAAGGTTCTGGTCTTGGGTTttaagtctctttttttttttttgccctttttttttttttttttttatctgtaacCAAGGTGATCATCATCACAGGGCCTGGCTATGAGGCCCTGGCTTCTGAAGGCATTCAGCTGAACGTGGGAGGAGCTGTTGGAGAGGAGGTTACCTGCACGGTCATTGAAGGTGTGGCCTACAATCACGTGTGCCCGCCAGACTCGGAGCAGAGGTCACCTGTCCCAGAGACGGACGCCATCCGAGGTACGGGCTGTGTTCTGCGGGGCGTCACCTACTGCTGAAGTATACTTACCTTTTTAGTTATTATTAGCGCGCTCCCTAATTATAACGTGACTCTCCGGAAGTGAACGCGGTCTTACTTTTTATAAGCAGAGGTAATTTTTACCCAGCTGCTATACTGTGCGTTCTGTCGTTTTGCTTCTTACGCTGGGTGTGCGTACCTTTCCCATCAGAGCTCGGCGAAAAACAGGTCCTCCAGCCgagcgcagacacacacagcgccAATGCGGCCTGCGGGAAGGAGATTCAGAGGGGTCTGGCCAGGTAAGAGGACCTCTGTAAAGGGGGATCTGAAGTAAGTGgttgaaaaaaagttttgagcTTCAGAAGATGAGTGGAAGCCTTATTAGTGGAATTTGTTTGGTAAATGTAGGTCTTGGTACACTCACACTGGAAGGGCTCaaagtggacatttttttttaaacatcgaTTTGTTTGCCTAGCAAACGGTTCCATTCAAATCCACATACGAATGatttaaattgtacttttatgCGTTTGCACACGGCTTCGTGTTGCATTTTGTTGCACGTTCAGCTTCTAAATCACATCGTTTCccgcattttaaataaataaatccttgaACCTGGAAGGTATTGTTGATGCGGCCGGTTCACCTCTTACCGTCTCGCTGTCTAACGTGGCTTTCGTCCGCTCTCCCCCCCGCTCTCTGAGGTCGAGGAGGAACCGCAGAGGTCCGGTAATCGAGGCCGACGGCATGCTGAAGATGTTCCACTGCCCCTATGAAGGTTGCAGCCAGGTCTATGTGGCCATCAGCAGCTTCCAGGTGAAGCTGGAGACAAACCTACTCTGATCTCTTCTGTCCTCTGGCCTGTACTCCTCATTTGTCTCATTCGCTCATCTGCCTTCTGCGGTTTGCCTTTGTTTGCGTTACAGAATCACGTGAATCTGGTCCACAGGAAAGGCAGGACCAAGGTTTGCCCTCATCCTGGTTGTGGGAAGAAATTCTACCTCTCTAATCACCTGCACCGCCACATGATCATTCACTCAGGTTCGCTATAAATGAAACCGTCACCGCCATCTTCCCGTCTGAGCTGCGCGCCGAACTCGTCGTGTCATTCTTACGTGGGCCCTGACCTCTCATTCGCTTCTGTCACAGCAGCAGGTCAACAAATCACAGCGTGAAGTTCCATTCGCTGGTATTTAACCTGTTGCTCCAGAATGAGTGTCTTCCATTGCTCATCGGCGAAGGTCACCGGAACGAGCTAGCAGAAGCCGAATTAACGACTCCCAAAAAACCTCTGCAGTgttttctcattctctcattctcaTAGTCCCATTAACCCCTCTCTCATTCCTTCTTCAGGGGTTCGGGACTTCATCTGTGAAACGTGTGGGAAATCTTTCAAGCGCAAAAATCACTTGGAGGTTCACCGGCGAACCCACACAGGAGAGACACCTCTGCAGTGAGTGTGTTTGCGTCTTCTTTTTACAaaatgtgtgctctccccaaaGGTCTGACATGAATAGAGCGAAATAAGGTAAACTCGGTCAGCTCATAATAAAGGAGCGTAGGCATTTTGAACTAGTGACCACCCAGAGGACATAAGGTATTGACAAGGTGCTTTTGAATTACATGTGAATTATCTGAAATTCAGACACAGCTCACAGGGAGagagatttttgaaaatatttcagtgaatcTAATCTGGTCTTGTCCGTAGTCTTGATCTGAGTATTTCCATACCCCGTTTTGCACATGCCACAGGTGTGAGATCTGTGGGTATCAGTGCCGCCAGCGGGCGTCGCTCAACTGGCACATGAAGAAGCACACCTCCGAGGCCCAGTATAACTTCACCTGTGAACACTGTGGCAAGAGGTTCGAGAAGCTGGACAGCGTTAAGTTCCACAAGCTGAAAAGTCACCCAGACAAGCAGGCATCCTGAAGGATGGGGCTGCGGAGGCAGGTGGGAAGGAAGCGGGAGAACAGGAGCGTTCTCTGCGTAACGGAAGGGAAGTGACGGACTGCGTAACAACTGCGAACGCTTCCATTCGCAACCCCCTCCGGACTGAATAAGTATGTTCATAGCAAAGCGAATAAGAGAACGTTCCGTTCGCTCTTCAGTATGACAGAAATTCAGACCTTGCCAGACCCTGTGCTGGATGCTGTATTTCGAGCGTTCGTGGAAGTGTGGTCCTTTGAAATGCTGCACTGTATTGTACTCCCTTTATATTGTACATGAATGGTTCTGCACAATTCATTTTGCctgtcttgtttgtttttttgtcgaAGTGAATCACGAGAGCCGCCATTTCTcacttataatatttaaaaatctcagAGGCAAAGCCAAGATTCTCGTTTCGCTTCGTCGGGAAGGCGAGGCTGTTCCACGAAGGACTCTTCCTTGAGCTATGCATTCTGCTTAACCCGAGCGGACGATACTACGGTTAATACTGCACTGTTGAACGAGGAAGGAGCGTGCGGGCATTCCGCGTGTAACACAAGCCGTGTGGGAGGGAACGAGTTATTTGGTGCATCGGTATTTCGCACACTGTAGAAATACGAGTTAAGCTGTTCCGTTCTAATATCGCTCTAGGCTATAGAATGGGTCAATTGTTTGCCGAGAAAGGGACCGTTTTGCGCGCCGCTCAGTGCTTTTGTGAGCCTCTTTCTCCGCTGCATACATTTTGGACTTCTTTTTACCTCTTTCCTATTATGAAAAGCAGAgtaaaccattaaaaaaacaaagaaaaaccacacacacacacacaaacgtggTGTACAAACACAAATGGAAGAGTTGCTTTTCTCTCTGGAAGGTAGGTTTGTACGCCCTCCCCCCTTTCAATTTCCCTATGTGTACAGaaaatagtttaatttttttttcttgttatccCTAGCGGAAAATACATTCTGGACATGTGAAAAGGACGCGCCGATTCAGCAATGGGGTCTTTTTGTTTCCTTAGAAATACTGAATGTGAGATAAATTTCAGTTTGTGCAAAtaatgctaaatgaaaaattgcgCAATAAAGAATGGATTCAATCCTCTGCTTCGAGTTCGTcgatgaaaagaagaaaagtatGATGTTTGGGGGGTGACTAAGTGCTTTTACTATTATTAAATAACTGGCAAAGATTCTGTTTTGTAAAACCCGACTATGTATAACTCTCCTCCATACATGTCTGCtttgtatatgcatatatatatatatttataaccaTAAAATTCCATTTATTGTGTGTCCACCTGCTGTTTCAGGTGAGGGAGTGGCAGGGATTGCACGTCCCCCATTGTGTGACACCTGTATCTTAATTTGAGTGACTGATTTTACTGGTAAAATATCTGCAATAGTGACAACAGCCACCGCACCGGGTCTCTGTGTCAACAGTGACTCGAATGTTGATGACGGTCTCTTGtaagaaaagtgtgtgttcgTGTGAGTGCGCGCGACAGCGGCAAGCGTTCCCAGCATTAACGCTCCTCTTCACTTCGGTCTGTGCTCTTCACCAGTTATGATCGTACACCAAATGCCGCGTTCCGTATTCGGATGGGGTAGGGTTTCCATTTCGGTGGCCCGAGACACAGCAGCAGCGGGGGTGCTGAAGTGCGTGTGCCTTTGTGCATgaatgtgcaggtgtgtgtgaatGTCTTTAACGTCACCGTGACTGCGGAGAACCTTCCTCCCCTTTGTTCCCTGAAACTTGTTCCACAGGGAAGACGTCCCTGCCTTGGTAACGAAACGCTGCCACCGGTTTGCccgcgtcccctccctctcgcCTTGTTTATATCTAATCTGTGCGGAGGAGAGGCGGCCGGAGAGGCAAGAGGAGCACGGACCAAGTGCGGAAAACAAACGCAGTCCCCACCAGTGCGACGCAACCTACCGATCCAGCTGCCAACTGCATCGCCTAGGCGCGGGTAAGAGAATCCTACTCTCACACCTTTGTAATCCCCATAGCCATCGAAATGAAACAAGGCACGATTATTGCGACCGGTGTTTTCTCCTTATCCGAAACCTGCTGAGAAATAACAGTTTAgtgtgctgattttttttttttttttttttttcttccccttcccccccctttccttcAATTCATGAATGGGACACATCTCTTTGTGAGGGAACATGACTAAACTGGCCCCATTCTTTGGGCTtggcttctgtttttttggttttttttttttctatcaatCGCTTCCCATGAGACACACCTTGTTGTCTTGGAGTAGCTAAACACCAGAGATTGTTTTCCCCACTAATTTGCCTGTATTTTGAGAGAAAATGTTTATTCTCATAATCACGGTCAAATGTCCTGCTTACTTGGAGTATGCTGCCATTTTTTCATTAGTCGAAATGATTTAACTCCTATAATTTGGCTTTAAATATATTCAGATATATTTACATACTGCAAAATACATAGATATATTTTGCAGTACGTAAATCTAGCTTGGTCTTCAAACGATGAGCTCCtctaaaaaaaatccagtcaaTCTGTTTCTTTGGTAGTTTTCGGTGGAACAAGTTATTGATACTGGTAGGATCTCAAATTGAGATCGATGTCTCAAATAGCGTGGACATCCGTTCGGAACTGCCGATTCTCGAGTCTATTAAGCTGCTGGTAAAATTACTGTTTGAGTTCCGAAAGATTTCGGACCTGCGTAACCGACTTCGTTTAGACTGGTAGTTCAGATGGGCAGTACTTTTGAAGAGTATAGcccttctgtgtttgtgtgtgtgagagtttatGGGGCACCAAGTGAGAGACGTCAATTGCACCAGGCCCTCAATTCCCGTTTTCGCCAACGAGGAAGTTCTGTTGCCTTTTTTTGGATTAGGCGTGTGGATTCAGAAGGGGAAACCTGAGGACAATTAAGTAAGATGGGCAAAACCTCTTAGCTGA
Protein-coding sequences here:
- the znf653 gene encoding zinc finger protein 653, producing MADAYAKEAAAVDGREAGEQIAAIFRRCRGRPRLTDTDRAKRRLESRKKYDVRRVYLGESHKVWSELRRRSGLSDAGLAEYLILLDATYGEAFQHRHKQQQQGHGKKPSSELCVKQKRKRHEVTGLRSLVDWYKDHGQTCPHEPQLQAPELALGLPTSVLWRCHAGHTFVQHLSVPAEAAYESDAEGELGGSGENAACAEVPGGAVSRTRRKRGAEISRQCYDVGEDLEETRLGDADVALNHVEKAAALGQVPGSPVCQRDATSGHSAEDQALWEMEVVLQGDKGQGHGTESEGPCLAALGGNMDAAVSGGGPKGREGGEGFECAVVTAAVMDRLDKNGDASVVADSMARGGSPQPRPPHAPPPMQVSGQGELYESQTLQTVVASCQIPNGRGALEGSQVIIITGPGYEALASEGIQLNVGGAVGEEVTCTVIEGVAYNHVCPPDSEQRSPVPETDAIRELGEKQVLQPSADTHSANAACGKEIQRGLARSRRNRRGPVIEADGMLKMFHCPYEGCSQVYVAISSFQNHVNLVHRKGRTKVCPHPGCGKKFYLSNHLHRHMIIHSGVRDFICETCGKSFKRKNHLEVHRRTHTGETPLQCEICGYQCRQRASLNWHMKKHTSEAQYNFTCEHCGKRFEKLDSVKFHKLKSHPDKQAS